The genomic region AAGATTTAGCAGTAAAACTCTTACCACAGGTTAcacatgaaaaaggtttttcaccTGTATGACtcctcatgtgctgagttaaatgctgtttttgactaaaactttttccacagttctcgcatgaaaaaggtttttcacctgtatgaatcctcatgtgctgagttaaatgctgtttttgactaaaagtTTTTCCACAGTTAACACATGACAGTgccttttcacctgtgtgactcgtcatgtgctgagttaatttctgttttagactaaaactttttccacagctcaGACAAGAAAAAGTCTTTTCACCTTTATGtgttctcatgtgaacatttagaGCAGATCTGACGAAGAAACGCTTTTCACACGTCACACATGAATAAGGCTTTTTACTGGTGTGACTACTCATGTGCCGAATTGCATGATGTTttcgactaaaactttttccacaggtaagacatgaaaaaggcttttcaccagtgtgaatcatcatgtgctgaattaaattctgttttcgACTAAAAATTTTTCCACAGTTCGCACATGGAAAAGGCTTTTCACTGGTGTGACtcctcatgtgctgagttaaatgttctttttgactaaaactttttccacagttcacacaagaaaaaggcttttcaccggtgtgaatcctcatgtgcaTAATTAAAGTCCGTTTtagactaaaactttttccacagttctcacatgaaaaaggcttttcaCCTGTATGAATCCTCATGTGAACATCGAGATCATATTTGACAgtgaaaccttttccacagttaacacatgaaaaaggcttttcaCCTGTATGAATCCTCATGTGCGGAGTTAATTGCTCTTTCAGtcgaaaactttttccacagttcatacatgaaaaaggcttttcacctgtgtgaatattcatgtgcttagttaaagtctgttttaaacgaaaacattttccacaggtcacacatgaaaacggtttttcaccagtgtgaatatTCAAGTGTtcagttaaattctgtttttgacagaaacattttccacaagtCAAACATGTAAATGGTTTTTCACCcgtatgagttctcatgtgagcatcaaaagcagatttgaaagcaaaacacttttcacagatgtcacatgagaaaggttttcttctttcctgattttggttctcagcttcagtagcttcctggaagatgacttggttcctgtttggttctgattcagtgtgGTCTGTTTGCTCACCAACAGGAACCACCATGCAggtatcagtctcctgttttaattcaatctgttcttcagcctgactgcagtaaacttctttctcttccacttttatctgcTCATGTTTTagatcctcctgctcttcttttatctgtTGATCTTCTGGCTCTTCCTGTTTTACCTGCAGAGGTTCtaactcctcctggtccagagTGGAGCTCTTCTCTTGGTCACATAGCTTCTCCTTATAAACATCATGTAGCAGGTAATCTGGAtaagaaaacagataaaaagagCAATTGTTAACTTTACTGAAGAACACGAGGAATAACTTTCACCATTCAAGacagaaatcacaaaaaaaggCCACCGAAAATTCAAGAGCTTTGACAGATCAGTTGACAAATTCAGCtcgtattaaaaaaatatttatttattatgaaatcAGTTATTGTAAGCATTataatttgagtacattttaacatttttagatatTCACTTTTggagctatttattctttattgttCTTACTCcgaattttgttaaaatgtattcttagttgactttatatttttgggaTTTATTCACTGAGTTTATTTCTAtgttcattttttgttcttgatATTTACTTTTCTAAGTTAGACAGGCACATTTTCTGCAAGTATAGAAACTGGTATAGGACCAGCATGCACCTGGTTGGgcctgtgggttttttttcagcagggcCAAGTTCAAATCATGGCAGTGGCAGCAATAGCAGCATTTCTGGTAACACCTGCCACAACTTGCCATGACCTGCCACAGCTTAATAATGGCTTCTAGTTTTGGTGACACAACCCACTGCTGCTGTGTCAGGTggaatatgaattattttattttgaacaaaaacacacaaaaaaaggtaGACATACATCCGCCACTGATTCGGTGACATATGATCTAATCTCAGTTAAAGTGCCGACTTCAACAGTAGACCTATAATTGCGGTTAACGGTTCAGCAGGGTAAGGAAGTGAAAGCTGAGCATTCGGGGAAAAGGAAAAGTGAGACTGGAGGGCGCTGAGCGCAAAAGCACACTGAATAGATGAACTGTGACCACTGAGAGAATGAGCTGGGCTGGTGTTTGTGGTCCAGTTCTCTGTCTCGCAAAATATACCTCCAGCGAGCTCAGCAACAGAGGTTAGGGAGAGATGTGATAGATTGAAATTGATTTCATCATATATatctttgattaaattttttgcagTTGATTGCTGCTGATGAATGCCGTTTGACTACTCTTATCCAAACATACAATTAAATGAGTATACAAAAACAGTTCTTCATGAACTCTgaaatgagctgcagctggatgAAGCACTGACTCTCCTTCTGACAGAAATGCCAACAAAAAGGGGCTCTGACAGAAATcctgggccccatgacaaaaaatgtaatccgCCCCCCCACACGCAATTAGTTGTAATAGTCCTTTAGGAATTTCTCGAATCGGAAGCTACAACTGGAAACTAACTTCAGCTTCGTGCAGCCCGTGGTGTCACCGAAGCTGGAAGCTGCAGCTACTAAGCTGTGGCAGGTCCACCGGAAACCGTGGAAGGTTGTGGCAGGAGTCACCGGAAGTGCTGCTACCGCTGCCATTATTTGAACTTTAtgaatctctcttttttttaaccagagcaggagaggaagtaggaaaaaatgaaaagttttatcTCCGTTACTAGCTTgccaaactggaaaaaataaaccacaataGCAATCTTCAGGTTTTATGGACAATGGACTTCTTCTTTTACCAACACTTCACTGCAACAGTGGTTTGTTGATTGGACTTTTATAGGATGTTTGACAAACAATCGAtactacaatttatttattacaaattattattaaattttacacCTACTAACACCACAATTATTTCTCTACTGTTTACTAGCCCTGCGATGCATTAATGTTCATATATTTCCTATTTTCGAATGCAAGTCTCAGGaattacaaaaacaactgaGGTCATTGGTTCCATTTTCTCTAttcataaataagaaaatttcaCAGCATAATTGAGATTTCTGCGTTCATGTTCaggttaacaaaacatttataaggGAAGGAAACCGTTAGTAAAATGACCCCCATATAGAAACTTCAGACATTTAGACCTTAACGCTGGTggttcctacctattcggtgtaagattatctggggcctccgggagaaatccagcagtctgcgatgatcatccatctcttcctccgacttgacgatgatttctttaaactctgaatgtttcttcagcagcagttaacggctcgttgataaactT from Xiphophorus couchianus chromosome 13, X_couchianus-1.0, whole genome shotgun sequence harbors:
- the LOC114155768 gene encoding zinc finger protein 260-like isoform X1, which produces MDDHRRLLDFSRRPQIILHRIDYLLHDVYKEKLCDQEKSSTLDQEELEPLQVKQEEPEDQQIKEEQEDLKHEQIKVEEKEVYCSQAEEQIELKQETDTCMVVPVGEQTDHTESEPNRNQVIFQEATEAENQNQERRKPFSCDICEKCFAFKSAFDAHMRTHTGEKPFTCLTCGKCFCQKQNLTEHLNIHTGEKPFSCVTCGKCFRLKQTLTKHMNIHTGEKPFSCMNCGKSFRLKEQLTPHMRIHTGEKPFSCVNCGKGFTVKYDLDVHMRIHTGEKPFSCENCGKSFSLKRTLIMHMRIHTGEKPFSCVNCGKSFSQKEHLTQHMRSHTSEKPFPCANCGKIFSRKQNLIQHMMIHTGEKPFSCLTCGKSFSRKHHAIRHMSSHTSKKPYSCVTCEKRFFVRSALNVHMRTHKGEKTFSCLSCGKSFSLKQKLTQHMTSHTGEKALSCVNCGKTFSQKQHLTQHMRIHTGEKPFSCENCGKSFSQKQHLTQHMRSHTGEKPFSCVTCGKSFTAKSSLGIHMRTHTGEKPFSCGKCGKSFSQKQNLTKHMRNHTGEKPFSCVQCGKCFAIKYLLYVHMRTHTGEKPFSCLNCGKSFCLKGQLTQHMEIHTSEKPFSCVQCGKCFAIKYLLNAHMRTHTGEKPFSCLNCGKRFTGKSSLNAHMRTHTGEKPFSCGKCEKSFYQKQNLNKHMRIHTGEKPFLCLKCGKCFSQKYHLTRHVMMIHTSEKP
- the LOC114155768 gene encoding oocyte zinc finger protein XlCOF6-like isoform X2; the encoded protein is MDDHRRLLDFSRRPQIILHRIDYLLHDVYKEKLCDQEKSSTLDQEELEPLQVKQEEPEDQQIKEEQEDLKHEQIKVEEKEVYCSQAEEQIELKQETDTCMVVPVGEQTDHTESEPNRNQVIFQEATEAENQNQERRKPFSCDICEKCFAFKSAFDAHMRTHTGEKPFTCLTCGKCFCQKQNLTEHLNIHTGEKPFSCVTCGKCFRLKQTLTKHMNIHTGEKPFSCMNCGKSFRLKEQLTPHMRIHTGEKPFSCVNCGKGFTVKYDLDVHMRIHTGEKPFSCENCGKSFSLKRTLIMHMRIHTGEKPFSCVNCGKSFSQKEHLTQHMRSHTSEKPFPCANCGKIFSRKQNLIQHMMIHTGEKPFSCLTCGKSFSRKHHAIRHMSSHTSKKPYSCVTCGKSFSLKQKLTQHMTSHTGEKALSCVNCGKTFSQKQHLTQHMRIHTGEKPFSCENCGKSFSQKQHLTQHMRSHTGEKPFSCVTCGKSFTAKSSLGIHMRTHTGEKPFSCGKCGKSFSQKQNLTKHMRNHTGEKPFSCVQCGKCFAIKYLLYVHMRTHTGEKPFSCLNCGKSFCLKGQLTQHMEIHTSEKPFSCVQCGKCFAIKYLLNAHMRTHTGEKPFSCLNCGKRFTGKSSLNAHMRTHTGEKPFSCGKCEKSFYQKQNLNKHMRIHTGEKPFLCLKCGKCFSQKYHLTRHVMMIHTSEKP
- the LOC114155768 gene encoding zinc finger protein 260-like isoform X3, which encodes MDDHRRLLDFSRRPQIILHRIDYLLHDVYKEKLCDQEKSSTLDQEELEPLQVKQEEPEDQQIKEEQEDLKHEQIKVEEKEVYCSQAEEQIELKQETDTCMVVPVGEQTDHTESEPNRNQVIFQEATEAENQNQERRKPFSCDICEKCFAFKSAFDAHMRTHTGEKPFTCLTCGKCFCQKQNLTEHLNIHTGEKPFSCVTCGKCFRLKQTLTKHMNIHTGEKPFSCMNCGKSFRLKEQLTPHMRIHTGEKPFSCVNCGKGFTVKYDLDVHMRIHTGEKPFSCENCGKSFSLKRTLIMHMRIHTGEKPFSCVNCGKSFSQKEHLTQHMRSHTSEKPFPCANCGKIFSRKQNLIQHMMIHTGEKPFSCLTCGKSFSRKHHAIRHMSSHTSKKPYSCVTCEKRFFVRSALNVHMRTHKGEKTFSCLSCGKSFSLKQKLTQHMTSHTGEKALSCVNCGKTFSQKQHLTQHMRIHTGEKPFSCENCGKSFSQKQHLTQHMRSHTGEKPFSCVTCGKSFTAKSSLGIHMRTHTGEKPFSCGKCGKSFSQKQNLTKHMRNHTGEKPFSCVQCGKCFAIKYLLYVHMRTHTGEKPFSCLNCGKSFCLKGQLTQHMEIHTSEKPFSCLNCGKRFTGKSSLNAHMRTHTGEKPFSCGKCEKSFYQKQNLNKHMRIHTGEKPFLCLKCGKCFSQKYHLTRHVMMIHTSEKP